One region of Sphingomonas abietis genomic DNA includes:
- a CDS encoding LysR family transcriptional regulator, whose translation MEKTDTPVQSLNSGRAALTVPEDARWDDLRVAIILSEAESFRQAAERLGITVNTVRARLDRLEASVGVRLFRRSPKGVALTSAGQDLVAAARQVQKQVGSVHLRDDVPLISAGEIRLGVSEVLGVLWLAPRLGALQSRIGTHAVHLSCSYDHQRDRHFEVDIELTFKRSENPDMICARLATTHFMLFTSDRYIARHGRPDTLADLTKHRFIEQVAPGVNSHILDFLVGTDHAASFTPLRMNSGLALLSAVECGEGIAMMPTYCMALRRDLVPLDLPVQLRFDIYLSYAADLRNARPIVETVEWLRGIFTPVKQPWFADSFTHPRDMDFSHASDNDSGAIFAMLDNAIR comes from the coding sequence ATGGAGAAAACTGACACCCCTGTTCAGTCGCTGAACAGCGGTCGCGCCGCGTTGACCGTGCCGGAAGATGCGCGATGGGACGATCTGCGCGTGGCGATCATCCTGAGCGAGGCCGAGAGCTTTCGTCAGGCCGCCGAACGCTTGGGAATCACCGTCAACACGGTGCGGGCGAGACTCGATCGGCTGGAGGCCTCCGTCGGGGTCCGGCTGTTCAGGCGATCACCCAAGGGCGTCGCGCTGACCTCGGCCGGGCAGGATCTGGTGGCCGCCGCGCGGCAGGTGCAGAAACAGGTCGGCAGCGTTCATCTGCGCGATGACGTGCCGCTGATATCCGCCGGAGAGATCAGGCTCGGGGTAAGCGAGGTTCTCGGCGTCTTGTGGCTCGCCCCGCGCCTGGGGGCGCTGCAAAGCCGGATCGGCACCCATGCCGTCCACCTCAGTTGCTCCTACGATCATCAGCGCGATCGGCATTTCGAAGTCGATATCGAGCTGACGTTCAAACGCTCCGAAAATCCCGACATGATCTGCGCCCGGCTGGCGACCACCCATTTCATGCTGTTCACGTCCGACCGCTACATCGCCCGCCACGGTCGGCCGGACACGCTTGCCGACCTGACCAAACACCGGTTCATCGAACAGGTGGCGCCCGGCGTGAACTCCCATATTCTGGATTTCCTGGTCGGGACCGACCATGCGGCATCGTTCACGCCCTTGCGGATGAACTCGGGGCTGGCGCTGCTGTCCGCCGTGGAGTGCGGCGAAGGCATCGCCATGATGCCGACCTATTGCATGGCGCTCCGCCGGGATCTGGTGCCGCTGGATCTGCCGGTACAGCTTCGCTTCGATATCTATCTGAGCTACGCGGCGGATCTGCGCAACGCCCGGCCCATCGTCGAAACGGTGGAATGGCTGCGCGGCATCTTCACGCCGGTGAAGCAGCCCTGGTTCGCCGACAGCTTCACCCATCCCCGCGACATGGATTTTTCCCATGCATCGGACAATGACAGCGGCGCGATCTTCGCGATGCTGGACAACGCCATACGCTGA
- a CDS encoding ferredoxin--NADP reductase, whose translation MSEVQALAPTGALSVETVTRVHHWNEHLFSFSITRPASFRFRSGEFVMLGLPDGQRPLLRAYSIASPAYAEELEFLSIKVPDGPLTSRLQGIKEGDSVFLGRKPTGTLVADALLPGRRLFLLATGTGLAPFLSLIRDPDIYERFAQVIVVHSVRRVSDLANHDELKSQLAGDPLVEEQALAQLHYVPTVTREPFHTSARIGGLIEDGTLFGGPILGPKQFDPAEDRIMMCGSMAMIREQAAMLDALGFEEGSNAKPGHYVIERAFVG comes from the coding sequence GTGAGCGAAGTCCAGGCCCTCGCGCCGACCGGCGCGCTCAGCGTCGAGACGGTGACCCGCGTCCATCACTGGAACGAGCATCTGTTCAGCTTCTCGATCACGCGCCCGGCGAGCTTCCGCTTCCGCTCGGGCGAGTTCGTGATGCTCGGCCTGCCGGATGGCCAGCGGCCGCTGCTGCGCGCCTATTCGATCGCCAGCCCGGCCTATGCCGAGGAACTGGAATTCCTCTCGATCAAGGTGCCGGACGGCCCGCTGACCTCGCGCCTCCAGGGCATCAAGGAAGGCGACTCGGTGTTCCTCGGCCGCAAGCCGACCGGCACGCTGGTCGCCGATGCGCTGCTGCCCGGCCGCCGGCTGTTCCTGCTCGCCACCGGCACCGGCCTCGCGCCGTTCCTCAGCCTGATCCGCGATCCGGACATCTATGAGCGGTTCGCGCAGGTGATCGTCGTCCACTCGGTTCGCCGGGTCAGCGATCTCGCCAACCATGACGAGCTGAAGAGCCAGCTCGCCGGCGATCCGCTGGTCGAGGAGCAGGCGCTGGCCCAGCTCCATTATGTGCCGACCGTCACCCGCGAGCCGTTCCACACCTCGGCGCGGATCGGCGGGTTGATCGAGGACGGCACGCTGTTCGGCGGCCCGATCCTCGGCCCCAAGCAGTTCGATCCGGCCGAAGATCGCATCATGATGTGCGGCAGCATGGCGATGATCCGCGAGCAGGCGGCGATGCTGGATGCGCTCGGCTTCGAGGAAGGCTCGAACGCCAAGCCCGGCCATTATGTGATCGAGCGCGCCTTCGTCGGCTGA